The following coding sequences are from one Dehalococcoidia bacterium window:
- a CDS encoding AtpZ/AtpI family protein: MQRLTPAIQLLGLGSYLATCIAGGTVGGHFLDQALDTGRIFTLSGLALGLVAAFYGGYRMLMDTIADVERWQRQQQKLPKKK; the protein is encoded by the coding sequence GTGCAGCGCCTGACCCCGGCGATTCAGCTTCTCGGCCTCGGCTCGTACCTGGCGACCTGCATCGCCGGGGGCACCGTGGGCGGACACTTTTTGGATCAGGCCCTGGACACGGGCAGAATCTTCACGCTGAGCGGCTTAGCGCTCGGACTGGTGGCCGCCTTCTATGGCGGCTATCGCATGCTGATGGACACCATCGCCGATGTCGAGCGGTGGCAGCGGCAGCAGCAGAAGCTGCCGAAGAAGAAGTAG
- a CDS encoding MerR family transcriptional regulator, producing the protein MASHLTIGALARESGVSVRTIRFYESQGVVPAARRSASGYRLYAASDVRRLRLVRHARLLGLSLPDVRTLIEQAFSSTCESFVPELADLIAGKNQEVLRRIEDLQALRRELSELERHVRNAPCTARPGRVSECTFCISPDGEGA; encoded by the coding sequence ATGGCGTCACACCTGACGATCGGCGCCCTCGCGCGCGAAAGCGGCGTCTCCGTCCGCACGATTCGCTTCTACGAGTCGCAGGGCGTCGTGCCCGCGGCGCGCCGTTCCGCTTCCGGATACCGGCTCTACGCCGCGTCGGACGTACGACGCTTGCGGCTCGTGCGTCATGCACGCCTGCTCGGACTCTCGCTGCCGGACGTGCGCACGCTCATCGAGCAGGCGTTCTCGTCGACGTGTGAGTCATTCGTGCCTGAACTTGCTGACCTGATCGCCGGCAAGAACCAGGAAGTGCTGCGGCGGATCGAGGATCTGCAGGCGCTGCGACGCGAGCTGTCGGAGTTGGAGCGTCATGTGCGCAACGCGCCCTGCACCGCGCGACCCGGCCGGGTCTCGGAGTGTACATTCTGCATCAGTCCCGACGGCGAAGGAGCGTGA
- a CDS encoding bifunctional nuclease family protein, whose amino-acid sequence MIEMTIESIRVSLMNYQRVVILREKASDRYLCIWIGPAEADAIAVQLQEVAVARPLTHDLLRSVIDTLGAQVNHILVNDLANDTFYARIVLDVNGGTMEIDSRPSDAIALAVRAKVPIFAEETVLERAGVLIDKDGETIERPEGAVRIDPEELEKMSAFKEFIESLDLDDFDKRKS is encoded by the coding sequence TTGATTGAGATGACGATTGAGAGCATCAGGGTCAGCCTGATGAACTACCAGCGGGTAGTGATTCTCCGGGAAAAGGCCTCCGACCGGTATCTCTGCATCTGGATCGGCCCGGCCGAGGCCGACGCCATCGCCGTGCAGTTGCAGGAGGTCGCCGTCGCGCGGCCGCTCACGCACGACCTGCTGCGCAGCGTCATCGATACGCTCGGCGCCCAGGTCAACCACATCCTCGTCAACGACCTCGCCAACGACACCTTCTATGCCCGCATCGTCCTGGATGTGAACGGGGGCACGATGGAGATCGACTCACGCCCCAGCGATGCCATCGCGCTCGCCGTCCGCGCCAAAGTGCCGATCTTCGCCGAGGAGACCGTCCTCGAACGCGCCGGCGTGCTCATCGACAAGGACGGCGAGACGATCGAACGCCCGGAGGGCGCGGTCAGGATCGACCCCGAAGAGCTCGAAAAGATGTCCGCCTTCAAGGAGTTCATCGAGAGCCTCGACCTCGACGACTTCGACAAGCGCAAGAGCTAA
- a CDS encoding MFS transporter, with protein MRNGTRTLRQPRPAKPRPVLTNRSFLLLWLAQLISQSAQNAILFTLLVLVTDLTEGSTFTSILVLSFVIPSVVFGVFSGVLVDMWSKRLLLIYTNLARALLAICFLLAREHVGLLIVISIFFATASQLFGTTDAVTVPSVVSRDQLIAANSMFSMAVTGSQLAGMIFLAPILLPAFGENGPVVVFSVATVMFAVSVLCARLMPPIQSDDGSHDRQWPTFRELREAAGDYAQTLRTLWRDPVSGLALIHYATGSSLVLLFAVLVPRYMQAVLQVAPDKAVTIFAPVGIGAIVGLRALPLIVARLGKNRTVIAGLCGLTLCTIALGFVEPIANLLERTEHVDPFSDDQRAGGLSILVLLTMAFAGPLGFTYALVNAPAQTVLHERAPADMRGRVFAAQVVLANAVGILPLILAGSVADIFGVSPVLFAIAFAMATIAGISIYLEAKWSVGTRPPPPGATEGAVL; from the coding sequence ATGCGCAACGGAACGCGGACCCTGCGCCAACCGCGTCCTGCGAAACCCCGGCCCGTCCTGACCAACCGCAGCTTTCTGCTGCTCTGGCTCGCCCAACTGATTTCGCAGTCCGCCCAGAACGCGATCCTGTTCACGCTGCTCGTGCTCGTCACCGACCTCACAGAAGGGTCGACGTTTACGTCGATCCTGGTGCTGTCATTTGTCATTCCGTCGGTCGTCTTCGGCGTGTTCTCCGGCGTGCTGGTCGATATGTGGAGCAAGCGCTTGCTGCTCATCTATACGAACCTTGCGCGCGCGCTGCTGGCGATCTGCTTCTTGCTCGCGCGCGAGCACGTGGGGCTGCTGATCGTCATCAGCATCTTCTTCGCGACGGCGAGCCAGCTCTTCGGCACTACGGACGCCGTCACCGTGCCCTCCGTCGTGTCGCGCGATCAACTGATCGCGGCAAACAGCATGTTCAGCATGGCCGTCACCGGCTCCCAGCTTGCCGGCATGATCTTCCTGGCGCCGATCCTGCTGCCCGCGTTCGGAGAGAACGGCCCGGTCGTCGTGTTCAGCGTCGCGACAGTGATGTTCGCGGTGTCGGTGCTGTGCGCGCGTCTCATGCCGCCCATCCAGAGCGACGACGGGTCGCACGATCGCCAGTGGCCGACGTTCCGTGAACTCCGCGAGGCCGCCGGCGATTACGCGCAGACGCTGCGGACGCTCTGGCGCGACCCCGTCTCCGGGCTCGCGCTCATTCACTACGCGACGGGCAGTTCGCTCGTCCTGCTGTTCGCCGTGCTCGTGCCGCGCTACATGCAGGCGGTGCTGCAGGTGGCGCCGGACAAGGCGGTGACGATCTTCGCGCCGGTCGGCATCGGCGCAATCGTCGGCCTGCGCGCGCTGCCGCTGATCGTCGCGCGACTCGGCAAGAACCGCACGGTGATCGCCGGGCTCTGCGGTCTGACGCTGTGCACCATCGCGCTGGGCTTCGTCGAGCCGATCGCGAACCTGCTCGAGCGCACGGAGCACGTCGACCCGTTCTCCGATGACCAGCGCGCTGGCGGGCTTTCGATCCTCGTCCTGCTGACGATGGCCTTCGCGGGGCCGCTCGGATTCACCTACGCACTGGTCAACGCCCCCGCCCAGACGGTCCTGCACGAACGCGCGCCCGCCGACATGCGCGGCCGCGTCTTCGCCGCGCAGGTGGTGCTGGCGAACGCGGTGGGCATTCTGCCGCTAATTCTTGCGGGCTCTGTGGCCGATATTTTCGGTGTAAGTCCGGTGCTCTTCGCGATTGCCTTCGCGATGGCGACGATCGCCGGGATCAGTATCTACCTGGAGGCAAAGTGGTCGGTCGGTACGAGACCGCCACCTCCCGGCGCTACGGAAGGGGCCGTTCTGTGA
- a CDS encoding MFS transporter, protein MADTRTAMLRLSALVGERTLFENDAFRKLWLSRLLSHTPVNAVVYTMLIMVVEATGRNFASSLFVVAYIAPSALLGTISGVLVDRVPKGLMLAGMSAVRAALCVLLALSTDSVVMIYVVAVAFAVASQFSSPAEAAALPAVVDSEEFTSANSLNNLGSLISQIAGLMILPIVFLKTVGPEALAIVCAAMFGAAAFNFLIIDGLGGPISRVAVTWEDTRERFAEAWHYLTMDAMSYISVVLVVLANTTGLVVVTLLPRYASEVLGVNTENAIFVVTPAAVGIWLALRFVARVSGRVSPWYSVGGSFAALVLGVMLLAFIRPMGATLESWNLLGAFDPGPFGEGTARIIITGVLAAGLAFAFTFVNVVGRTIVNERIPREMQGRVFAAQTVLTNLASIPPILLTGLMADAIGVTPVFFFVGLMCAALAVFYAARNLAMPARTAY, encoded by the coding sequence ATGGCCGACACGCGGACGGCCATGCTGCGCCTGTCCGCACTCGTCGGCGAACGGACGCTGTTCGAGAACGACGCCTTTCGCAAGCTGTGGCTGTCGCGCTTGCTCTCGCACACCCCCGTCAACGCCGTCGTCTACACCATGCTCATCATGGTTGTCGAGGCCACTGGCCGGAACTTCGCGAGCAGCCTCTTCGTCGTGGCGTACATCGCGCCGAGTGCGCTTCTCGGCACGATCTCCGGCGTACTCGTCGACCGCGTACCGAAGGGGCTGATGCTCGCCGGCATGAGCGCAGTGCGTGCCGCGCTGTGCGTCCTGCTCGCGCTCTCGACGGATAGCGTGGTGATGATCTACGTCGTCGCCGTGGCGTTCGCCGTGGCTTCGCAGTTCAGCAGCCCCGCCGAGGCGGCAGCGTTGCCCGCCGTCGTCGATTCCGAGGAGTTCACGTCGGCGAATTCGCTGAACAACCTGGGTTCGCTGATCTCGCAGATCGCCGGCCTGATGATCCTGCCGATCGTCTTCCTCAAGACCGTCGGGCCGGAGGCTCTTGCCATCGTCTGCGCCGCGATGTTCGGCGCCGCGGCGTTCAACTTCCTTATCATCGATGGCCTCGGCGGCCCGATCAGCCGCGTCGCCGTCACCTGGGAGGACACGCGCGAGCGCTTCGCGGAAGCGTGGCACTACCTGACGATGGACGCGATGTCATACATCAGCGTCGTGCTCGTGGTGCTCGCCAACACGACGGGCCTGGTCGTCGTGACGCTGTTACCGCGCTACGCGTCCGAAGTGCTCGGCGTCAACACGGAGAACGCGATCTTCGTCGTGACGCCGGCCGCGGTCGGGATCTGGTTGGCGCTGCGGTTCGTGGCGCGCGTCTCCGGGCGCGTATCGCCGTGGTACAGCGTCGGCGGCTCCTTCGCCGCGCTCGTGCTCGGCGTGATGCTTCTCGCGTTCATCCGGCCGATGGGCGCGACGCTGGAAAGCTGGAATCTGCTCGGCGCATTCGACCCGGGGCCGTTCGGCGAGGGCACGGCGCGTATTATCATCACCGGGGTGCTCGCCGCCGGGCTGGCGTTCGCATTCACCTTCGTGAACGTGGTGGGGAGGACGATCGTCAACGAACGCATACCGCGCGAGATGCAGGGACGCGTGTTTGCGGCGCAGACGGTGCTGACGAATCTCGCGTCGATCCCGCCGATCCTGCTCACGGGCCTCATGGCCGACGCGATCGGCGTCACGCCGGTGTTCTTCTTCGTCGGGCTGATGTGCGCCGCGCTCGCCGTGTTCTACGCCGCGCGAAACCTGGCGATGCCGGCAAGGACGGCGTACTAG
- a CDS encoding DUF951 domain-containing protein — MEDVVRLRKPHPCGGYEWDIVRLGADIGLKCRTCGHRVLLDRRTLEKRLKTFVSRGPEPDPEQVRIALERD; from the coding sequence ATGGAGGACGTCGTCCGCTTGCGAAAGCCGCACCCGTGCGGCGGCTACGAGTGGGACATCGTGCGACTCGGCGCCGACATCGGCCTCAAGTGCCGTACCTGCGGTCACCGCGTGCTGCTCGACCGCCGCACCCTCGAGAAGCGCCTCAAGACGTTCGTGTCGCGAGGCCCCGAGCCCGACCCCGAACAGGTCCGCATCGCGCTGGAGCGGGACTGA
- the pyrF gene encoding orotidine-5'-phosphate decarboxylase: MRRSTTGTQTFRAKLEAAWARSDSLLCIGLDPDPALMALDDVAAFNIAIVEATSDLVCAYKPNVAFYEALGPEKGYAALRKIVAAIPSHVITLADAKRGDVTNTARAYAKAVFDELGFDACTVNPYVGYDSTEPWIERPEKAAFVLCRTSNPGAADLQDLQVQSDGGAMPLYEAVALKARSWDKHANVGLVVGATYPGEMQRIRELCPEMPFLVPGIGAQSGELAASVRAGVDARGRGLLISASRGVTYASRGSDFADAARREAVRLRDAINAERAAIAAARG, encoded by the coding sequence ATGAGGAGGAGCACCACGGGGACGCAGACCTTCCGCGCGAAGCTCGAAGCGGCCTGGGCCCGCAGCGACAGCCTGCTCTGCATCGGCCTCGACCCAGATCCGGCGTTGATGGCGCTCGACGACGTCGCCGCGTTCAATATCGCGATCGTCGAGGCGACGAGCGATCTCGTGTGCGCGTACAAGCCCAACGTCGCGTTCTACGAGGCGCTGGGACCGGAGAAGGGCTACGCCGCGCTGCGCAAGATCGTGGCGGCGATACCGTCGCACGTCATCACGCTCGCCGATGCCAAGCGCGGCGACGTCACGAACACCGCGCGCGCCTACGCGAAGGCCGTCTTCGATGAACTGGGCTTCGATGCCTGCACGGTGAATCCGTACGTGGGCTATGACTCTACGGAACCCTGGATCGAGCGCCCTGAAAAAGCTGCGTTCGTGCTGTGTCGCACGTCGAACCCGGGCGCCGCGGACCTGCAAGATCTGCAGGTACAGTCGGATGGCGGCGCGATGCCGCTGTACGAAGCCGTCGCGCTCAAGGCACGGTCGTGGGACAAGCACGCGAACGTCGGACTGGTCGTCGGCGCGACGTACCCCGGCGAGATGCAGCGCATTCGCGAACTGTGCCCCGAGATGCCGTTTCTGGTGCCCGGGATCGGCGCGCAGTCGGGCGAACTCGCGGCGTCCGTGCGCGCGGGCGTGGATGCGCGCGGCCGCGGGTTGCTGATCAGCGCCTCGCGCGGCGTTACGTACGCCTCGCGGGGCAGCGACTTCGCCGATGCGGCGCGTCGCGAAGCCGTACGCCTGCGCGACGCCATCAACGCCGAGCGCGCGGCGATCGCCGCCGCACGAGGCTGA
- the murI gene encoding glutamate racemase: MTMKGRLLDVIAAAAYDLPAPMPDASSPIGIFDSGVGGLSVLVEVRRLLPGEDIIYCADAAYFPYGAHGPDDIRARSVAVTTQLLARGAKAIVVACNTATSAAIAHLRATFDVPFIGMEPALKPAAERTVAGRVALLVTPPTAGGEKLAALIDRYGAEVHVETIAAPGLAERVEAGAIDDDETAALVDQYLQRVRDSGADVLALGCTHYAFLRAIIERRAGDGIAVIEPSPAVARQVRRVLESHDLLRPRSGGGGVLYLTSGDDRAFAALRQRLREAGAEIPETSAT, encoded by the coding sequence ATGACGATGAAGGGGCGCCTGCTGGACGTGATCGCCGCGGCGGCGTACGATCTACCTGCGCCTATGCCCGATGCGTCCTCCCCTATCGGCATCTTCGACTCCGGCGTCGGCGGGCTCTCCGTCCTCGTCGAAGTGCGCCGGCTGTTGCCCGGCGAAGACATCATTTACTGCGCCGATGCCGCGTACTTCCCCTACGGCGCCCACGGCCCGGACGACATTCGCGCCCGCTCGGTTGCGGTGACCACGCAATTGCTCGCGCGCGGCGCGAAAGCCATCGTCGTCGCCTGCAATACTGCCACGAGCGCCGCGATCGCCCATCTGCGCGCGACCTTCGACGTACCGTTCATCGGCATGGAGCCGGCGCTCAAGCCCGCCGCTGAACGCACGGTGGCGGGCCGCGTCGCGCTGCTCGTCACGCCGCCAACCGCCGGTGGCGAAAAGCTCGCCGCGCTGATCGATCGCTACGGTGCCGAGGTACACGTCGAAACGATCGCGGCGCCGGGACTCGCCGAACGCGTCGAGGCGGGCGCGATCGATGACGACGAGACGGCGGCACTCGTCGACCAGTACCTCCAGCGCGTACGCGACTCCGGCGCCGATGTGCTGGCGCTGGGCTGCACGCACTACGCCTTCCTCCGCGCCATCATCGAGCGGCGCGCCGGCGATGGCATCGCCGTGATCGAGCCGTCGCCGGCAGTCGCGCGCCAGGTGAGGCGCGTGCTGGAGTCGCACGACCTGCTGCGTCCGCGTTCGGGCGGTGGTGGCGTGCTGTACCTTACAAGCGGCGATGACCGCGCGTTCGCGGCGTTGCGCCAGCGTCTGCGCGAGGCGGGCGCGGAGATCCCGGAAACGTCGGCGACATGA
- a CDS encoding class I SAM-dependent methyltransferase, with the protein MKRADDPNRDYRKLVARGYDEVASVFNASRSREDAQALAPLLGALPDGAPILDLGCGAGVPVARALAERFSVTGVDHSAAQLALAREQVPHATFIRADMASVDFRDASFDAIVSFYAIFHLPREEHAPLFARMYRWLRPAGYLLASVAMTEEAAYTEDYFGTEMYWSHFDAVANRRMVEDAGFSILKDEVLGHGYGDGDHSPEAHPLIFARKPA; encoded by the coding sequence ATGAAGCGCGCCGACGACCCCAACCGCGACTATCGCAAGCTCGTCGCACGCGGGTACGACGAGGTCGCGTCGGTCTTCAACGCATCACGGTCGCGCGAGGACGCGCAGGCGCTGGCGCCCCTGCTCGGCGCCCTGCCCGATGGCGCCCCGATACTCGACCTCGGCTGTGGCGCCGGCGTGCCGGTAGCGCGGGCGCTGGCCGAGCGGTTCTCGGTGACCGGCGTCGATCATTCGGCGGCGCAACTGGCGCTGGCGCGCGAGCAGGTGCCGCATGCGACGTTCATCCGGGCCGACATGGCGAGCGTCGACTTTCGCGACGCCTCGTTCGACGCCATCGTGAGCTTCTACGCGATCTTCCACCTGCCGCGCGAAGAGCACGCGCCGTTGTTCGCGCGGATGTATCGCTGGCTGCGGCCGGCGGGGTACCTGCTGGCGTCGGTGGCGATGACGGAAGAGGCCGCGTACACCGAGGATTACTTCGGCACGGAGATGTACTGGAGTCACTTCGACGCCGTCGCGAACCGTCGCATGGTCGAGGACGCGGGCTTTTCGATCCTGAAGGACGAGGTCCTCGGGCACGGATACGGCGACGGCGATCACTCGCCGGAAGCGCATCCGTTGATCTTCGCGCGGAAGCCGGCGTAG